From Coturnix japonica isolate 7356 chromosome 3, Coturnix japonica 2.1, whole genome shotgun sequence, the proteins below share one genomic window:
- the RIMS1 gene encoding regulating synaptic membrane exocytosis protein 1 isoform X46, which produces MAAEMRSRMVRQPSRESTDGSINSYSSEGNLIFPGVRLGADSQFSDFLDGLGPAQLVGRQTLATPAMGDIQIGMVDKKGQLEVEVIRARGLTQKPGSKSTPAPYVKVYLLENGACIAKKKTRIARKTLDPLYQQTLVFDESPQGKVLQVIVWGDYGRMDHKSFMGVAQILLEELDLSSVVIGWYKLFPPSSLVDPTLTPLTRRASQSSLESSTGPPCIRS; this is translated from the exons AtggctgcagagatgagaaGTCGTATGGTTCGACAGCCAAGTCGAGAATCCACTGATGGCAGCATAAATAGTTACAGCTCTGAGGGCAA cttaaTATTTCCTGGGGTACGGCTGGGCGCTGACAGTCAGTTCAGTGATTTCCTTGATGGGCTTGGACCGGCACAATTAGTAGGCCGACAAACGCTAGCAACTCCTGCCATGG GTGATATCCAGATTGGCATGGTGGATAAAAAGGGCCAATTAGAAGTAGAAGTCATTAGAGCCCGTGGCCTCACACAAAAACCTGGCTCCAAATCAACCCCAG cTCCATATGTCAAAGTTTATTTATTGGAAAATGGAGCATGTATAGCAAAGAAGAAGACAAGAATTGCACGGAAGACCCTTGATCCTTTGTACCAACAGACACTAGTTTTTGATGAAAGTCCGCAGGGTAAAGTTCTTCAG GTAATAGTTTGGGGAGACTATGGCCGAATGGATCACAAATCCTTTATGGGAGTTGCCCAGATCCTTCTGGAGGAATTGGATCTGTCCAGTGTGGTAATAGGCTGGTATAAATTGTTCCCACCTTCATCACTAGTGGATCCAACCTTGACTCCCTTGACACGCAGGGCTTCCCAGTCGTCTCTGGAAAGTTCAACTGGTCCTCCCTGCATTAGGTCATAG